One stretch of Verrucomicrobiia bacterium DNA includes these proteins:
- a CDS encoding carboxypeptidase-like regulatory domain-containing protein, translating into MKIRRSLFWFTVICIALMVIIVWFGRKPDQASLPAVGETNAASSPKAAHAETAPTHQSGSPLQTNRAVAASVPNAPPTAVPPKTKGEQMKEALAAFNDEDVVLYGRVIDQFSNAVANATITGSIQVNNGTRVGADKITLLTDANGFFTISGYQGKALGIWATKKGYVMATPDTRFVYSHLWSEAERYNPDPNNPAVIKMWKLQGAEQLTGINQRYKFHFSEAPIRFDLLAGKIVPTGGDIKITVRRSPGVVSERTLQDWSVQIEAVDGGLIEASAEDARFVYELPDGGYQSGYTYTMSTNTQSWHGALDQMFYLRSRNGQVFSKLIFGISINRQPDDYVWVEFHGELNSSGSRNFEADAGAMAMKQP; encoded by the coding sequence ATGAAAATTAGACGTTCACTTTTCTGGTTCACCGTCATTTGCATTGCACTGATGGTGATAATTGTTTGGTTTGGGAGAAAACCAGATCAAGCGTCGTTGCCGGCAGTAGGCGAGACTAACGCCGCGTCTTCACCGAAAGCAGCCCATGCCGAGACGGCGCCGACACACCAATCTGGCTCACCCCTTCAGACAAATAGAGCCGTTGCTGCGAGCGTTCCCAATGCGCCGCCGACAGCGGTGCCTCCGAAAACCAAGGGCGAGCAGATGAAAGAAGCGTTAGCCGCTTTCAACGATGAAGATGTTGTTTTGTATGGGCGGGTGATAGATCAGTTCAGCAACGCCGTGGCAAACGCCACAATCACCGGCAGCATCCAGGTGAACAACGGCACACGGGTGGGTGCGGACAAAATCACGCTTCTCACCGATGCCAATGGTTTTTTCACCATTAGCGGTTACCAAGGTAAGGCGCTTGGAATTTGGGCGACAAAGAAGGGCTATGTGATGGCGACGCCTGACACACGATTCGTATATTCGCATCTTTGGTCAGAAGCGGAGAGATACAATCCCGATCCCAACAATCCGGCCGTCATCAAAATGTGGAAGCTGCAAGGTGCGGAGCAGTTGACGGGGATTAACCAGCGTTACAAGTTTCACTTTTCGGAGGCTCCGATAAGATTTGATTTGCTGGCGGGCAAAATCGTTCCAACTGGAGGGGACATAAAAATCACAGTGCGTCGTTCGCCGGGCGTGGTTTCGGAGCGCACATTACAAGATTGGAGCGTTCAAATTGAGGCGGTGGACGGCGGTTTGATTGAAGCTTCGGCGGAGGACGCACGGTTTGTTTACGAGTTGCCGGATGGCGGTTATCAGTCTGGCTACACCTACACGATGTCAACGAACACGCAGAGTTGGCACGGAGCGTTGGATCAAATGTTCTATTTGCGCAGCCGCAACGGACAGGTTTTCAGCAAGCTCATTTTTGGCATTTCGATCAATCGGCAACCCGATGATTACGTGTGGGTCGAGTTTCACGGGGAACTGAATTCGAGCGGCTCGCGCAACTTTGAAGCCGACGCGGGAGCGATGGCGATGAAACAGCCATGA
- a CDS encoding alpha/beta hydrolase, with product MAEPDNEYRDPSGNRVIPCARDLEDFARLWILGLGTNLLADMPSDWQITLNWGDVGAPDMNNPAIDLFVAQDFDGGIAYLTNAADAQVQTIAAYNPWLGQLGPGQQIHLRGAQFTNGWAGNYFIWCGAKAGTGKLTLTVANGNGDTVAQTTACIQIRDIKQMYERWTVGDQPGVSPATNAVPAAEDLPPFTPAFQYGLSASTNTPYILYVHGWNMNRYDKDRFAESAFKRLYWQGYQGRFGVFRWPTDYGFSGDIFGSWSNPLTDPHNYDNSEFYAWRSAQGLLNKLEDLNTEYPGHVYLLAHSMGNVVAGNALRLAGNDQIVNTYIASQAAIPAHVYNGANTNLIDFTHTNPKIPSWLTRSSWGPDTPNIYGDRLAGNSASVGRRINYYNVNDYALSPDAWCFNQEWKPDNFFGGYYNYTGSTNDPAPWNHFEFVPIGESPLALDIVNNQQDLYEAFSYAAESRSKALGATPNVANLTQTLNLTTVWPTDSSGHNYSDHFYHSAEFRGDCWQEWNYWNTLLFSSQYGFNIGN from the coding sequence GTGGCCGAACCGGATAATGAGTATCGAGACCCCAGCGGCAACCGGGTGATCCCCTGTGCGCGTGATTTGGAAGACTTTGCCCGGCTGTGGATTCTCGGCCTCGGCACCAACCTGCTGGCTGACATGCCATCCGACTGGCAAATCACATTGAACTGGGGTGATGTTGGCGCGCCGGACATGAACAATCCCGCTATCGATTTGTTCGTCGCTCAAGATTTTGACGGCGGGATTGCCTATCTAACCAACGCCGCAGACGCGCAGGTGCAGACCATTGCCGCCTACAATCCCTGGCTCGGGCAGCTCGGGCCCGGCCAACAAATTCATTTAAGGGGCGCGCAATTTACCAACGGCTGGGCGGGCAACTATTTCATCTGGTGCGGCGCCAAAGCCGGGACCGGCAAATTGACCCTGACCGTGGCAAACGGCAACGGCGATACAGTGGCGCAAACGACGGCTTGCATCCAGATCAGAGACATCAAACAGATGTATGAACGATGGACCGTGGGTGACCAGCCGGGCGTTTCGCCGGCAACCAACGCCGTTCCCGCGGCGGAGGATTTGCCGCCATTTACACCGGCGTTCCAATATGGACTGTCAGCAAGCACAAACACGCCCTACATACTCTATGTTCACGGCTGGAACATGAACCGCTACGACAAAGACCGCTTTGCCGAGTCCGCATTCAAACGGCTCTACTGGCAGGGCTATCAAGGGCGGTTCGGTGTGTTCCGCTGGCCGACGGACTATGGTTTCTCTGGCGATATATTTGGAAGTTGGAGCAATCCATTGACTGATCCGCACAATTACGATAATAGCGAATTTTATGCGTGGCGGTCGGCGCAAGGGTTATTGAACAAGCTGGAAGATTTGAACACGGAGTATCCTGGGCACGTTTATTTGCTGGCGCACAGCATGGGCAATGTCGTCGCTGGTAATGCGTTGCGACTGGCGGGGAATGATCAAATCGTAAACACCTACATCGCCAGCCAAGCTGCAATACCGGCGCATGTGTATAACGGGGCTAACACGAACCTGATTGATTTTACCCATACGAACCCGAAAATTCCGTCTTGGTTGACAAGGTCAAGTTGGGGGCCGGATACGCCAAACATTTACGGCGACCGGCTTGCCGGCAACAGCGCCTCTGTGGGGCGCCGAATCAATTATTACAACGTAAATGACTACGCGCTCTCGCCGGATGCTTGGTGTTTCAACCAAGAGTGGAAGCCCGACAATTTCTTCGGAGGCTATTATAATTACACAGGCAGCACAAATGATCCAGCCCCTTGGAATCACTTCGAGTTTGTTCCCATAGGCGAGAGTCCCTTGGCTCTTGATATTGTCAACAATCAGCAAGACCTGTATGAGGCCTTTTCCTATGCTGCTGAATCACGCTCCAAAGCTTTGGGTGCCACACCAAATGTTGCCAACCTCACTCAAACCCTCAATCTGACCACGGTGTGGCCAACGGACTCGTCCGGCCACAATTATTCCGACCACTTCTACCATAGCGCAGAATTTCGAGGTGATTGTTGGCAGGAGTGGAATTACTGGAACACGCTGCTGTTTTCTTCGCAATATGGTTTCAACATCGGCAATTGA